Genomic segment of Triticum aestivum cultivar Chinese Spring chromosome 6A, IWGSC CS RefSeq v2.1, whole genome shotgun sequence:
aggaaaaagggacatcctaggagtagagggcaagacagacatgtctgaagattatgaaaagtttcatgaaattcctcccttcaatgtcaaggctgacccaagcatcttgataaacgatgaagattatccatggttacggcgcaataagcaaatgacacaagcaaagaaaaagtgaagactttctcccgcaactattatgacgataccatgccaactttgtaacacacgagtatgctatgccaactttttcggagttcatttgaaaactatgaatttaggtcgaattttctctataggtgcatgtatgttcattttttagtaaagttaatcacaaacttgtgattcacacaaatttcaaagaattcaaattttaactattcaaatttgaaaactaatggcactaacaaaaagtttataatttttctaaaactaatggtactaacagaaattttataattttgctgacctaaaagcaaaaataattaaaaaataaagcaaaaaaagaaaataaataatatagaaaataaaacaaaaaactggaaaaaaataaaaatagcaacaataagtattttgttgtaagtagaaacaaaataaaataaataaagcaacaaagaaaacaaaaaaactaaaaaagtgttttcaaatttgaaaactaatggcactaacagaaagtttataatttttctaaaactaaaagaaaaaagaattaaaaaatgaagcaaaaaacaaaagaaaataaataatgtagaaaacaaaacaaaaaaaactagaaaaaatagggctcgcccctggcccatgaccattagtcccggtttgtgccacaaaccggaactaaagggttggtcctcgttgcgctcagagtttagtcccacctcgccaaccgaagggcgcccacaccggtttataagcccgtccctctctgccttgttgagctcctctcaaagtgaaaatagatgcccctatacagggaatttgacctaaattcataatgaatttctctgaaattcatagaaattgattatgagtttaggttgaattttctctataggtgcatctatgttcatttttttagtaaagttaatcacaaacttgtgattcacacaaattttaaaaaattcaaatttaaactattcaaattttaaaactaatggcactaacagaaagtttataatttttgtgacctaaaagaaaaaagaaatcactaaaaaactataagtatttagttctaagtagaaatgaaaaaataaatagcaaaaaattataaaatgcctataatatttgttatgacaaactaaaattaccaaattgagtataatgataaaacacagtaatattaaatagccggaaaaagaatgactcaaaaatcaatttttatagtaaagttattcataaactagtgattcacacaaattttaaaaaattcaaacttaaactattcaaattttaaaactaatggcactaacagaaagtttttaATTTtagtgacctaaaagaaaaaagaaatcactaaaaaactataagtatttagttctaagtagaaatgaaaaaataaatagtagaaaagaaaaaatgcctataatatttgttatgactaactaaaattaccaaattgagtataatgataaaacacagtaatattaaatagcaggaaaaagaatgactcaaaaatcaatttttatagtaaagttattcataaactattgattcacacaaattttaaaaaattcaaatttaaactattcaaattttaaaactaatggcactaacagaaagtttataatttttgtgatctaaaagaaaaaagaaatcactaaaagactataagtatttagttctaagtagaaatgaaaaaataaatagcaaaaaaaatgccacctactgggccagcacggcctgaatacgactagaaacccaaccatgggccaggattcaggcccgcagcaggcccagtaggcccaccgGCATTGCAGTGTCTCATTAGGCCCGTAAGCTTGCAGtttagaggagttcgaaagggaacACAAAGTAGGGCTTATAAATAGGTGCGGGAGCtcttcagctagcgaggtgggactaaactcccaccaccgcgccagcgcaaggccattggtcctggttggtggcaccaaccggaactaaaggggggcttggtcccggttcgtggcacaaaccgggaccaggctgctgaaaagaggcctttagtcccggttggtggcaccaaccgggactaaagggggcattggtcccggtttgtgccacgaaccgggaccaaagcctttgatATATAAGCAACACTTGGGAAATTTTCAGATTTCCCTCGCTAGTTGCCCCTGacgacgccgacctcctcgacgctgctaggctgcccgtgctcgccgtcgccgtcaccccGCGCGcctgccccgtgctcgccgtcgccgcccactcctcgtcgctgtcgccctGCCCCTGCCCCATCCCGCCCCCGCGCGctggcgccctcgccgccccgccgtcacCTCGAGCTCCCCTGCTCGCGCACGCCGTcacgtcgcccgcgcccctgccccatgctcgccgtcgccgcccgctcctcgtcgtcatcgccctGCCCCTGCCgcgtcccgcccccgcgcgccggcgccctcaccgcccccgtcgtcgcctcgagctcccctgctcacgcgcgccgccccggcgccccgagcccctgccacGGGCTCGTCGTTGCCGCccgctcctcatcgccgtcgccctgcccctgccccgtccTGCCCCTGCGCGCCAGCGCCCTCGCCTGCCCCCGCGTTGTGAGCCGCCGCCCAGCTCTgttttttttattagtttaatttttttcatatatatataatttatatgtgtatgtatgtggatatatgtttttgttcatatgttgctatatgttttttatttttattagtttaatttttgttCATTCGAGGGGGTCgacaaggggtcgagggtcgagagggggtctagggtcgccgaggggtcgagggtcgagaggtggtcgacggtcgccgaggggtcgagggtcgagagggggtctagggtcgccgaggggttgagggtcgtcgaacatgagatgaagaagaggataataaaaagaagaggaagaagaaaaaaagatgagaagaaagaatagaggatttcttctcctctattctttcttctcctcttttttttcttcttcttcctctctttttttattgggaacgagggtcgtcgagggtcaccgaacatgagaggaagaagaggataaaaaaagaagaggaagaagaaacaaaaagaggagaagaaataatagaggagttcttctcctctattctttcttctcctcttttttttcttcttcttcctctttttttatcggaacGAGGGTCCGAGGGTCGAGGgcgagagggggtcgacggtcgccgaGGGTCGAGGGCGAGAGGGGGTCtaggtcgccgaggggtcgagggtctcgaacatagaggaagaagaggataaaaaagagagggggagaaaaaaagagagatatAAAGATAGAAGTTCTTGTCCTCATTCCTCTTCTCGACTCTTTTTACTTCCCTATGTTTCGGGACGAGgacgtcgagggtcgccgagcagttagatctccACCCGTACTGCTATTTAGGTATCTCTGTGAGATACAGTGGCCGCTCGGTGGGACCACGACACCTCGTTccgaaaaaaaaggaagaaaaaaaaagaggagaagacgaTATAGGAGTAagactcttctccttctcctctttttcttcttcctcttctttttttatccttgacgcgttgtcgaggccacccccaaaccctagagaagcagcatcgaggccactaattaatattagttctacgtttgccactaatatatccatctgtcatgtttgaataataattgccatgttgtaaatatttgtagaaactatggacaccgcccgagacgaagtacaagaagagttgttgggggacataatcgcacgaggaagtgatgccgtctgctcgttgtttctcaacgacaccgatggtctggaagcagctggctatgattatgatggctccggtgacccaatgccggtgcaagaaggagaccgtgaggacggctccggtgacccaatgccggtgcaagaaggagaccgtgatgacggctccggtgaccgaaccgagtccggccaggtatatatattagttaagcctgtgctgactagctaattgatgcattcattgttttggtatgtacacatattaattaagtctttgttcttttttctagccctccggatcgagcacaacttcggtaaagagacgaggcccgaagaaaaagttgagctcggatgaaaggtttgagatcatagcaatcgcgcccgacggccaaccgattgaacccatccggacaaagaacgcatttgttgctcagtgcggggttctggttagggacaagatcccgatcagcatccagcaatggttaaagccggctacagaagaccctgaggtgtcttatgtcaatgatatgcagaaaaatgatctttggactgagctgaagtcaaatttcaccctaccgccagaggatgatccggagaagccagttaaagagcaattaatcaagtcttttgctcttaagaggatggcagacctattcaggaggtggaagaaagagctgaataagtttgtcgataaaaaagagacaccagaattcaagggcagatatgagaagatcagagatcactggcccgcatttgtggcccacaagacatcggaaaagagtaagaagatgtcggcgacaaacaagcaaaatgctgcgaagaagaagcatcaccatcgcacggggtcaggtggctacctcgtagcccggcctaagtgggccaagactgagaatgatctggttgataaagggatcgaaccagagacaattaactggccagaccgttgccggacttggttcttcggggctggcggaaacttggaccctgtatcagggaagtgcatttggacggacgagcaaatggaaataccagtcaagaggcttaagcactatatcgaagcagcgcagcaagggacgttcgttccagacagagagaacgacgagctcacaatggccctcgggaatcctgagcaccctggacggacacgaggcacgccaggctccattccgtggaaggctgggttgccggacgcaggcggttacaaatgccacgagaggaggaagaaagtggagcagacccaactgcaggcgctgcacgctagggtacaagcgatagaggaacgagaagcaaatcgcagcaaacgaactgccgaagcttccccgaagctaccccgccatctcagcggagaagcagcgtggcttccaccgagctgcttcagccggagcatgtcttgacggctcctgccagctatcccgtggatgctatcacggagtctcaaaattgccaccttatgacgcaatggattaatatgaaggtcaaggcggctgttggctctgtttttcctactgaacccggcgcaacttttcactgccggccgattccagaaggatatgctagggtgatggtggatgaaataacggagggatttgaggacctccagcttgaccaccctaccggcgaaggggagactcggctgggttctgctctgaagactccatgcctatggcggaaggagctcatcaaccttccaaactggacgcctccgcctcctcctcctcctctggaaagtcagggcactccgcctcctccaccgcctcctcctccggcgagtgacgatcagggcactcggccggctccttctccggcgcgtggcggcactccgcctccttctccgcctgcgccggcgcgcccgagcagccagcctcctccttctccacctcgtcagcaagggcggaagagactcgccgccgctccggctgctccggcgcgtcgtagtccttctcctccgcctcgtaagcaagtaaagaagacagctgctccgtctgctctgtcggcgtctagcagtacagccagaggcgggaggacatatagattcggtccttctctgaagactccagggaagttaccatacgagaggaccccagaggagaacgccgagatcgcgcgagaagaagtgaggaacttctttgaaggggtgaaagcaaagaaacatccacctccagaggagaaggtagatccggtgaaagcgaagcgcactctggttgccctgacaaaaccacccaagtctccgccgaaaggcaactatgagcgcattattggaaaggcatttccagaagcggagcggtcgggaagtactgtcagtgatcaaaggctgaaagaacgacgagctgggaaacaaattgcccagctcggcgaacaagcaaagcaatcgtgccccccgctcaaggtgcctagcgacatcgtcgctaatgatccgaggatggtgcccggttatagcaatcttggagattacctgcccgacgatgtacattatgatttcatggaggtgtgGATACAAAGATacaagtacgggaagcctctcgtcaaagatgaaagatctctatcaacgatgatgcgaagattgcatgattggtacttgaaaatctgcagagagtctggggggaggaatactttgtatgtgagagttaaaaaggagcatgacctcgttggaattgaactgttgcatgttccatttgaggagttctttcagtttttcaatcaattggccctcgataaagcaacggtcacctgctactgtctgtaagtagtactacttctgtcattaagtctctctatatagctcagctctttcattgcatgtatttataattatcctcactatattatgcagattgaagatcgtcgaattgaagaaaagacaaatcggtgatattgtgttcattaacacaaatctcatagatgcaactcgggttaaatttcatgccgcagataccgaggccaacttactacgatcgttggtaataaatgaaaacaaagatataatactctttccttacaacttcaagtgagtgttactgtcttgtgcatattcggtttcccttatatattagtcaaggttatagtaatgtaattgatgagttatgcatgcgtgtgcagtttccactatattctcctagagattaagcttgagcagggactagtaaccgtcttagactcgagatgaaaagatccccaggactatgcggacatgacttaaattctcgagaagtaagttaaatcgatcattatccaccatatcagcaactttgtttatttcctgatatatcaagtaattgttttctttgtctggcagggtttggagaaaattcaccaaaaaagctccgggactgccgaagaagctgcaatttagacacccgaaagtaagtactatagtagcatgttccgcgcatctcctagtgattcaagcgctagtttcatcaataccatttggcgttcttgcttatcagtttgattgacctctagttcttgtaaagtggttgtggcaggaataagagaatgatttctgtggatactacgtttgcgagtccattcgccacacgacctgtgagcggggctactctgacgaacaatatgaaatgtataaataacaacattcacaattttattttattgccatcatttgtgttgagtttcattcattcatatatatatatatatatatatatatatatatatatatatatatatatatgtattgacccccttcttcaaattagatgtttcgaaagcgggatgaactcctagcaccagctcgcatgcgagcaattcaagaggaattgacggcattctttcttgaacacctgatcgctgaagacggagaatattatgtggaccatgcgtccgtatgttaggagattatatttgtaagagataattattgtatatatgtagccggtagtgtcggatagatatacgagaacttgttgttcgaccaatctctcggagaaggagaggtggtcgatatcacttctctctgtatgcatatatgttcatgacgatcttatgtttccttcgtttgcttactagctagctagcgcgtctagtcctctctatacgtatgtatagtacgtagcatcgaccaagcacagacataagagaggacacttctctctgttaattatagctagctaacacaatatatgaaacacctaaattaaccccccaaaacccccaacccctccccctttcaaaaaaaacaaaaaccccagccacagaaatgctgacgcgtggatgcctattggtcccgcttgatgccaccaaccgggaccaaaggccctcctgcctaggctccgcgcacaggccacgtggaggcccatctgtcccggttctggactgaaccaggactaaagggacagggcattaataacgaccatttagtcccggttcaagaaccgggacaaaagacccttacgaaccgggacaataggcccgttttctactagtggatgaaATCTACCTCATCTTGGAATCACTCCCTTCAGAATTTGCTATGGATATCATGGGCTGCCGGAGTATTTGGATGAGCAGAAATGACAAGATTTTCAGAAGAGCCACACCATCAGTGAATACTTGGAAATACTATTTAAAAGAAGAAATGAGGGTTGTAGAATTAAGAGCAAAGACAGATAAGGCGGACAAGATCCATAGTTGGATAGAGAATAATCTTTAATTCCTTTGATGTTTCATAGAACAGGCATTGGTTGACTggccttttttgtttttttttctactTTTGTAATTGTACATAATATTTAATGAAAATTTACcctagaacaattgttctacggtttcGCTCAAAAAATGACCAGAGTCGTTTCTCCCACGGTGAACCGGTTTCCACGCAGGTGAGGTAGGATCACATTCTTCACATGCATGATTCACATACCAGATTCCGGACGTCCCAGGCTCCGGAAAGAGACAACGCTCGCAAGATGTGTCATATGGTTCCACGACTGCCCCCGAGCGAATATAGTCTGTTCCATAAGTTCCTCCAGATGGCATCTTAATTCGCTGACGTGATGTAAACCATAAGTAATTAAGTAGTGTGAGGAGTACAATGAGAAACCATACAAATCATAGTGTGAGGAAGAAACGAGGCATCTTCTCTCGGAAGATCCTCCAGTCACCGGAACCATATAATTTAATCTGATCTCAGCCAAAATGCTAGTAATAAACAACACTATTTATAGCAGACATCCACGAGTACGTAACCTCCGCCCCGGCTCAAGGTCACACTCACGCACAGGCACGCTCGCGGCTTTGCCCCGATCGATGGCCAAGGTCGCGCCATTTCTCCTCCACCATGCGACGCCACTGCCCAACCTCAAGCTCCATGCTCCTCCGAGAAGCACCTCACTTCATGCCAGGCACTCCACGCCCGGCCTCGCACGGTGCGCCGTGACGGCTCCGACgagcaccgccgccaccaccaccgtgtTGCAGGACGAGGAGCCCTTCAGCCTCGACCGGTACATGGCGTCCAAGGCGGTGACCGTGAACGAGGCGCTCGACCGCGCCCTGCCGCCCGGGCACCCCGAGCGGCTCCTCGAGTCCATGCGCTACTCGCTCCTCGCGGGCGGCAAGCGGGTGCGCCCCATGCTCGCGCTCGCCGCGTGCGAGCTGGTGGGCGGCGACGAGGCCGCCGCCGAGCCCGTGGCCTGCGCCGTCGAGATGGTCCACGCCATGTCGCTCGTCCACGACGACCTCCCCTGCATGGACGACGACGACCTCCGGCGCGGCCGCCCCACTAACCACGTCGCCTTCGGCGTCAGCACCGCGCTGCTCGCCGGGGACGCGCTCCTGGCGCTCGCGTTCGAGCACCTCGCCCGGGGCTGCGCGGACCGCGGCGTGCCGGCCGACCGCGCGCTCCGCGCCGTGGCGGAGCTCGCGGGCGCCGTGGGCGCGGGCGGGCTCGCGGCGGGCCAGGTCGTGGACCTCGCCAGCGAGGGCGCCGACGTCGGCCTCGCCACGCTGGAGTACATCCACGTGCACAAGACGGCGCGGCTCCTGGAGGCCGCGGCGGTGTGCGGCGCCATCGTCGCCGGAGGagacgacgaggaggtcgagggcATCCGGCGGTACGCGCGTTACGTCGGGCTGCTGTTCCAGGTGGTGGACGACGTGCTGGACGTGACGCGCACGTCCGAGCAGCTGGGGAAGACGGCGGGGAAGGACCTGGCGACCGACAAGGCCACGTACCCGAAGCTGATGGGCGTGGACGGGGCGCGCGCGTACGCAGCCGAGCTTGTGGCGAGCGCCGAGGCAGAGCTAGACCGCTTCGACGCTGCTCGTACAGAGCCTCTGCGTCACCTCGCGCGCTTCATTGCGTACCGGCAGCACTGATTAATCAGTGCAAGATATGAGATATTATCTGACATATAACTCCCTCTCACATCTAACTCCTTCATCCTTAATTTTTTTTTAAGTCTTCTATGGATTTGTTTTGTCCCTAAGGATGAGGGAgttagatgtgagataatatctcacatctagatgtgaaatagcaaacccCTATCACAATTTGATTGTAAAAACAAATCCTTGTGCCACTGTCCATTTTTTTTAACACATCACTATCAAAGTCGGTCACATGCACGAGTATACACTTACCCCTATAAATGCATGCACTCACACCCTACCCCTAcgagggcatctccaacagtttgtatgttagagcaactccaacgggccgacccaaacggacggcgcatttgttcgctttttatccgtttgggtcggccgtccgcccggcgtccgcccagttttgcatttgggtcggctgtgtgcccaacgcgccgacccatttcatgtccgcatttaacttttaaataaaaaaggcccgcggccgatcatgccagcggccatgtctcatgccggcaccatgccaaCGCCAACATACAATGCCGGCTTCGGAAAATATCACCACAGTTCATGTTGGCGCACTCGCCAGCCGGCCGGcgcacatgccagcacacaaaaaaggtgggacttgagttcgaccacaccatcgcggctcccgtggtcatgccggcacacctgccagcatacaaaaaagatggcactcgccgccatagatcacgcgtcgtcgaacttgagcgtgtcggcctgcatcttctcaaaCCACGGCCTCTTTCTTGTCTTGGTCTTGGCGTTCATGAtctccaccttcatgatctccaccttcatgatctccaccccggtcatcatgctcgcgagagccacttctttcgccttggtcttggcgttggcgaccccgatctctagcatcttggcttgctgcTCCGCCTCTAActcgaacatcttggcttgcttcccGCGTCCAGCTCAAGCCTCCTTCTTTGGATCTTCATGAAAGCATccatttgctccgccttgaaaCGTCAGTGCTCCTTCTTCCTTGAGTCCTTCTTATTCATCATGccgtccacgcttgcgatcaaggcgttggtggccgcatctcgcttgtcctccttcttggagttggtcttcccccgcgggcgtgccggctcgccctccccaacatcctccacggctttcttccccccgcgggacttgagtgcggcatattgcgccttgaacttctcctcgtccttaatgacccgatagcaatg
This window contains:
- the LOC123130309 gene encoding geranylgeranyl pyrophosphate synthase 7, chloroplastic-like yields the protein MAKVAPFLLHHATPLPNLKLHAPPRSTSLHARHSTPGLARCAVTAPTSTAATTTVLQDEEPFSLDRYMASKAVTVNEALDRALPPGHPERLLESMRYSLLAGGKRVRPMLALAACELVGGDEAAAEPVACAVEMVHAMSLVHDDLPCMDDDDLRRGRPTNHVAFGVSTALLAGDALLALAFEHLARGCADRGVPADRALRAVAELAGAVGAGGLAAGQVVDLASEGADVGLATLEYIHVHKTARLLEAAAVCGAIVAGGDDEEVEGIRRYARYVGLLFQVVDDVLDVTRTSEQLGKTAGKDLATDKATYPKLMGVDGARAYAAELVASAEAELDRFDAARTEPLRHLARFIAYRQH